The following proteins are encoded in a genomic region of Candidatus Methylospira mobilis:
- the truD gene encoding tRNA pseudouridine(13) synthase TruD, whose protein sequence is MTGIDLPYAYGGATGSGILKQTPEDFAVEEILGFAPSGEGEHVFLDVEKTGANTDDVAVRIAEFAGVTRMSVSYAGLKDRHARTRQWFSVHLPGKLDPDWQALNSPELRVLEACRHNRKLKKGTLKGNRFHLRIRRLEADRALLEQRLRQIARDGAPNYFGPQRFGHGGQNIDKAKALFDGSLATRNRHLRGIYLSAARSHIFNLILAERVRRQNWNRALEGDAFTFPDSHSFFCGALTPEILERVAAFQIHPSGPLWGTGELPTRSEARELEAAVAEQEAELCRGLERNNVEMARRALRINPGEFGWELGGNGEDGEQLLVSFTLPAGAYATTALREALVFDAAFD, encoded by the coding sequence GTGACCGGCATTGATCTGCCTTACGCCTATGGCGGCGCTACGGGCAGCGGCATATTGAAACAAACGCCGGAAGACTTTGCGGTCGAAGAAATACTCGGCTTTGCTCCCTCGGGCGAGGGCGAGCATGTTTTCCTGGATGTGGAAAAAACCGGCGCAAATACCGATGATGTAGCCGTGCGCATCGCCGAATTCGCAGGCGTTACACGGATGTCGGTCAGTTATGCGGGGCTCAAGGACCGCCATGCGCGCACCCGCCAATGGTTCAGCGTGCATCTGCCCGGCAAACTGGACCCGGACTGGCAGGCACTGAACAGCCCGGAGCTGCGCGTGCTGGAAGCATGCCGTCATAATCGCAAACTGAAAAAGGGAACGCTCAAAGGCAACCGCTTTCACCTGCGCATCCGACGGCTGGAAGCTGACCGGGCGCTGCTGGAACAGCGTTTGCGGCAGATAGCGCGCGACGGCGCACCGAACTATTTCGGCCCTCAGCGCTTCGGACACGGCGGACAAAACATCGACAAGGCGAAAGCGCTGTTCGACGGCAGCCTGGCCACGCGCAACCGCCATCTGCGCGGCATTTATCTCTCCGCCGCGCGCAGCCATATTTTCAACCTGATTCTGGCCGAGCGCGTGCGCCGGCAAAACTGGAACCGGGCGCTGGAAGGCGACGCGTTTACCTTTCCCGATTCGCACAGTTTTTTTTGCGGCGCGCTGACGCCGGAAATATTGGAGCGCGTAGCCGCTTTCCAAATCCACCCGAGCGGGCCGCTCTGGGGCACAGGCGAACTGCCCACCCGCTCCGAAGCGCGTGAACTGGAAGCTGCGGTTGCGGAGCAGGAAGCAGAACTCTGTCGCGGACTGGAGCGTAACAACGTGGAAATGGCGCGCCGCGCCTTGCGCATTAATCCGGGCGAATTTGGCTGGGAGCTGGGTGGCAACGGCGAGGACGGCGAACAGTTGCTGGTCAGCTTTACGCTGCCGGCAGGCGCTTATGCCACGACCGCATTAAGAGAAGCATTGGTGTTTGACGCGGCATTTGATTAG
- a CDS encoding histidine-type phosphatase: MTTHKNINKRVFLWLLAVATAFPVPGLTDVRAQDFTLERVALVQRHGVRTPTQGQDKLDQWSDLPWPDWPGTDWPAQTGMLTEHGRLTVNYIAKAMRQHFIAHGLLSEEKCPSSKDLVVWADGKDKRTHESGQELADSLAPGCGIQAGYLIRAENDKSPPDPIFNSLNRPCLLDISEVQAALNQAAGPEGITDADSRRALTAIQKILAPNACSRGGSSACLEGESTVETSTTDIKLQGPMQIGSAASEIFLLEYAEGMARKKVAWGKIPDLNTLSKLMPVQTRANKLTRQLPYVAVRRGSLMARLFLDTLDGDARPYGPEISAETKILALAGHDTNLSNMAGVFGLDWTLEEQPDATAPASALTLELWRDKETRKRYLKAVVWYATLEELRNLSPTGGHSISIPFADCGVGINNLCPFDILKEQVMNKTPASCKR, from the coding sequence ATGACTACGCACAAAAATATTAATAAAAGAGTTTTTTTGTGGCTGCTGGCTGTTGCAACAGCATTTCCCGTACCGGGGTTAACGGATGTCCGGGCTCAAGATTTCACGCTTGAGCGTGTGGCGCTGGTTCAGCGCCACGGAGTCCGGACGCCGACCCAGGGCCAGGACAAGCTGGACCAATGGTCTGATCTCCCATGGCCGGACTGGCCGGGAACCGACTGGCCGGCACAGACAGGTATGTTAACTGAGCATGGCCGTTTGACGGTAAATTACATAGCCAAGGCTATGCGGCAGCATTTTATCGCGCACGGACTATTGTCCGAAGAAAAGTGCCCTTCCAGTAAGGATTTGGTAGTCTGGGCCGACGGCAAGGATAAGCGTACGCATGAAAGCGGTCAGGAACTTGCCGACAGCCTGGCTCCCGGTTGCGGCATCCAGGCTGGCTATCTAATCCGCGCCGAAAATGACAAAAGCCCCCCAGACCCGATTTTTAATTCACTGAATAGGCCTTGTTTACTGGATATTTCTGAAGTGCAGGCTGCTTTAAATCAGGCTGCCGGACCTGAGGGCATTACTGATGCCGATAGCAGGCGTGCGCTGACCGCCATTCAAAAAATCTTAGCCCCGAACGCATGCAGCAGAGGGGGTTCGAGCGCTTGTCTGGAAGGAGAATCCACTGTCGAGACGTCAACGACGGACATTAAACTTCAAGGCCCGATGCAGATCGGCAGCGCAGCGTCTGAAATTTTTTTGCTCGAATATGCCGAAGGCATGGCTAGGAAAAAAGTGGCTTGGGGAAAGATACCTGACCTGAATACCCTGAGCAAGCTTATGCCCGTTCAAACACGAGCAAACAAATTGACCCGGCAACTGCCTTATGTAGCTGTGCGGCGTGGTTCCCTGATGGCGCGCTTATTTCTGGATACATTGGATGGAGATGCGAGACCATACGGCCCCGAGATATCGGCGGAGACCAAAATTTTGGCGCTGGCCGGTCACGACACCAACCTGTCCAATATGGCGGGTGTCTTTGGTTTGGACTGGACATTGGAAGAACAGCCGGACGCAACCGCACCGGCAAGCGCATTAACCCTCGAACTCTGGCGCGATAAGGAAACCCGGAAGCGTTATCTTAAAGCAGTCGTCTGGTACGCCACGTTGGAAGAATTACGAAATTTGTCCCCGACTGGCGGACACTCGATATCCATTCCTTTTGCCGATTGCGGAGTCGGCATAAACAACTTATGCCCGTTTGACATATTGAAGGAACAGGTTATGAATAAAACCCCTGCTTCCTGTAAACGCTGA
- a CDS encoding TDT family transporter, whose amino-acid sequence MVNRNLIQIPSGFRPFSQLSHPREVIRQFTPNWFAATMGTGILALALALVPIRIPGLMSLAEGLWVFNIGLFSLFLALYAARWIFFFDGARRIFGHSVVSMFFGCIPMGLATIINGFLVFGPPHWGHAAVEIAQSLWYLDAVLALICGVTIPFMMFTRQSHSIDQMTAVWLLPVVAAEVAAVSGGLLAPHLADTTHQLTVLIASYALWACSVPLAMSILVILLLRMAIHKLPPASMAASSWLALGPIGTGALGLLVLGAASPEIFSANGLEIYAPGMRGGSLVGGILLWGYGLWWAALAVLITLRYLREGLPFNLGWWGYTFPLGVYAVATLKLSTLLPIPALAVMGVALVAALATLWLIVGSRTIRGAWQGSLFVSPCLKDN is encoded by the coding sequence GTGGTAAACCGGAATCTCATTCAAATTCCATCCGGCTTCAGGCCGTTTTCGCAGCTTTCCCATCCGCGGGAAGTCATACGCCAATTCACGCCGAACTGGTTTGCGGCAACGATGGGTACGGGCATCCTGGCGCTTGCTCTGGCGCTCGTGCCGATCCGTATTCCAGGCCTGATGAGCTTGGCCGAAGGGCTGTGGGTGTTTAATATCGGACTATTCAGTCTTTTTTTGGCGCTTTACGCCGCGCGCTGGATCTTTTTTTTCGATGGCGCGCGCCGGATATTCGGTCATTCCGTGGTTTCGATGTTTTTCGGCTGTATACCCATGGGGCTGGCCACCATCATCAACGGATTTCTGGTATTCGGTCCGCCGCATTGGGGGCATGCCGCTGTTGAGATTGCTCAAAGCCTGTGGTATCTGGATGCGGTTCTCGCTCTGATTTGCGGCGTTACGATTCCCTTCATGATGTTTACCCGTCAGAGCCATTCCATAGATCAGATGACAGCAGTCTGGCTGCTTCCGGTGGTAGCTGCCGAAGTTGCAGCCGTCAGCGGAGGACTGCTTGCGCCGCATCTGGCTGATACGACACATCAACTTACCGTTTTGATCGCCAGTTACGCCCTATGGGCTTGCTCTGTGCCTTTGGCCATGAGCATACTGGTGATTTTGTTGCTGCGCATGGCGATACACAAGCTGCCGCCCGCCAGCATGGCTGCTTCCAGTTGGCTCGCGCTGGGACCTATCGGCACCGGCGCGCTTGGTCTGCTGGTGCTGGGTGCGGCATCGCCTGAGATATTCAGCGCCAACGGTCTTGAAATCTACGCGCCCGGAATGCGCGGAGGCAGCCTGGTCGGAGGTATCCTGCTTTGGGGCTACGGTCTGTGGTGGGCGGCGCTGGCTGTACTCATCACGCTTCGCTACCTGCGCGAAGGTTTGCCGTTTAACCTTGGCTGGTGGGGATACACATTCCCGCTGGGCGTCTATGCCGTTGCGACCTTAAAGCTTTCCACCCTGTTGCCGATCCCCGCGTTAGCGGTTATGGGCGTGGCACTGGTGGCGGCATTGGCAACTCTCTGGTTGATAGTCGGTTCGCGGACAATCCGCGGTGCGTGGCAAGGCAGCCTATTCGTATCGCCTTGCCTGAAGGATAATTAG
- a CDS encoding restriction endonuclease, translated as MITSVVPDTWQALQTEVGKLLTERGFAVEVEKTMASARGEIEIDVYAVENVRRRRYSIACECKHWQRPIPQTVVHAFRTVVSEIGANVGYIISMAGFQSGSFRARFC; from the coding sequence ATGATTACCTCAGTTGTTCCTGACACTTGGCAGGCACTCCAAACGGAAGTTGGAAAATTGCTTACTGAGCGTGGCTTTGCTGTTGAGGTTGAGAAGACGATGGCTTCCGCTCGCGGCGAAATTGAGATAGACGTCTACGCCGTTGAGAATGTGCGAAGACGCAGATACTCGATTGCATGCGAATGCAAACATTGGCAGCGCCCGATTCCCCAAACCGTGGTGCATGCCTTCCGCACGGTCGTATCCGAGATCGGTGCCAACGTTGGCTACATTATTTCGATGGCAGGCTTCCAGTCCGGTTCTTTCCGCGCTAGGTTCTGTTGA
- the ispF gene encoding 2-C-methyl-D-erythritol 2,4-cyclodiphosphate synthase — protein sequence MFRIGQGYDAHKFKEGDHIVLGGVGIPFTLGMAAHSDGDVALHALCDALLGAVALGDIGKHFPDTDNRYKGIDSRILLREVAKKIAEQGYIVANVDLTIIAQAPRMAAHIPQMRVFIADDLGIAVDRVNVKATTTEGMGFEGRGEGISAMAVTLLQRSDRH from the coding sequence ATGTTCAGAATAGGCCAGGGCTACGACGCCCACAAATTCAAGGAAGGCGATCACATCGTACTCGGCGGTGTCGGCATACCGTTCACGCTGGGCATGGCCGCGCATTCCGACGGCGATGTCGCATTGCACGCGCTGTGCGACGCGCTGCTCGGTGCGGTGGCGCTGGGCGACATCGGCAAACACTTCCCCGATACCGACAATCGTTACAAGGGCATCGACAGCCGCATATTGCTGCGTGAAGTGGCTAAAAAGATTGCGGAGCAAGGCTATATCGTCGCCAATGTCGACCTCACCATCATCGCTCAGGCTCCGCGCATGGCCGCTCATATACCACAAATGCGCGTCTTTATCGCCGACGACCTCGGCATCGCCGTGGATCGCGTCAACGTCAAGGCGACCACAACCGAAGGCATGGGCTTCGAGGGACGCGGAGAGGGTATTTCGGCGATGGCGGTTACACTGTTGCAACGCAGTGACCGGCATTGA
- a CDS encoding transcriptional regulator: MHTVAETEIFRHYAASIWRDDERIKFINWIAANHLSGDVIPGSGGCRKVRWTRSGMGKRGGARVIYFNDKDGCIWLLIAYAKAKFDNLPTEFLAKLKIEVEHG, from the coding sequence ATGCATACAGTTGCCGAAACCGAAATTTTCCGACATTACGCAGCCTCAATCTGGAGGGATGACGAACGCATCAAGTTCATCAACTGGATTGCCGCCAATCATCTATCGGGTGATGTCATTCCCGGCTCCGGCGGTTGCCGCAAAGTGCGCTGGACGCGCTCCGGTATGGGTAAACGTGGCGGGGCGCGAGTGATTTATTTCAACGATAAAGATGGCTGCATCTGGTTGTTAATTGCTTATGCCAAGGCAAAGTTCGACAACTTGCCAACTGAATTTCTTGCCAAACTTAAAATCGAGGTGGAACATGGATAA
- a CDS encoding (2Fe-2S)-binding protein: protein MLITRNIVCRCSGTTEEQISKLVDHGIDDLESLSRATGGCSGCGACDADIMALLARLSPCNAGGNLRGKTVSSASF, encoded by the coding sequence GTGCTAATCACCAGGAATATTGTTTGCCGCTGTAGCGGAACGACCGAAGAACAAATCAGTAAACTGGTCGATCATGGGATCGACGACCTGGAAAGCCTGTCGAGAGCTACCGGCGGTTGTTCGGGATGCGGCGCTTGCGACGCCGACATTATGGCATTGCTGGCCCGCCTATCTCCCTGCAATGCCGGGGGAAACCTGCGGGGGAAAACGGTAAGTTCCGCTTCGTTCTAA
- the ltrA gene encoding group II intron reverse transcriptase/maturase translates to MDRFIQQAIAQVVSAQWEPHFHRHSYGFRPERSAHQAVREIQKQVRDSYRWVVDMDLEAFFDRVNHDRLMNRLQRHVPDRALLRLINTYLKAGVRIDTLTVPTTQGVPQGGPLSPVLANVVLDELDWELERRGHRFARYADDCNIVVKSRRAGERLMLSLTHWIDKTLRLTVNERKSAVDRPWNRKFLGFTLSRGDARLKVSEPSLAKLKNRIRDLTRRTRGRRLIDIIAELRIALLGWKAYFGIAEVLSPLREIDKWIRRRLRCYQWKQWGSAGYRELRKRGVTVREAWNTSKSAHGPWRPSKTPALNLALPAKTFSNMGLPSLCVTR, encoded by the coding sequence GTGGACCGCTTTATCCAGCAAGCCATTGCGCAAGTTGTCAGCGCGCAATGGGAACCGCACTTTCACCGTCACAGTTACGGCTTTCGTCCCGAACGCTCGGCCCATCAGGCCGTGCGCGAAATACAGAAGCAAGTCCGCGACAGCTACCGCTGGGTGGTGGACATGGACCTGGAGGCCTTCTTCGACCGCGTCAACCATGACCGGCTGATGAACCGTCTTCAACGTCACGTACCGGATCGAGCGCTGTTGCGCCTGATCAACACCTACCTGAAAGCGGGCGTGCGCATCGACACCCTTACCGTACCGACAACGCAGGGCGTGCCGCAAGGCGGGCCCCTATCGCCGGTACTGGCCAACGTGGTGCTCGATGAACTGGACTGGGAACTGGAGCGCCGCGGCCACCGTTTCGCCCGCTATGCCGATGATTGTAATATCGTCGTCAAAAGTCGGCGAGCCGGTGAACGCCTCATGCTCAGCCTGACGCACTGGATCGACAAAACACTGCGGCTCACAGTGAATGAACGAAAAAGTGCGGTGGACAGGCCATGGAACCGGAAATTTTTAGGGTTTACGCTAAGCCGGGGAGATGCCCGGCTCAAAGTGTCGGAACCGTCACTGGCGAAACTCAAAAACCGGATTCGCGACCTGACGCGTCGAACCCGAGGCCGCCGCTTGATCGACATCATCGCCGAGCTAAGAATCGCCCTGCTTGGTTGGAAAGCGTATTTCGGCATCGCCGAAGTACTGAGCCCTCTGCGGGAGATCGACAAGTGGATACGACGCCGACTGAGATGCTACCAGTGGAAACAATGGGGGAGCGCCGGATATCGGGAGTTGCGCAAACGCGGCGTAACGGTGCGGGAAGCCTGGAATACCAGCAAATCCGCGCACGGACCATGGCGGCCATCGAAAACACCGGCGTTGAATCTTGCGCTGCCGGCGAAAACGTTCAGCAACATGGGGCTGCCATCTTTATGCGTTACGCGCTAA
- a CDS encoding helix-turn-helix domain-containing protein: protein MKAGEAARITKIDISPIVTARNALGLSQSRFAELLGVSKRTLQEWEQGRRTPTGAAKTLLRVVERHPDVLRELVA from the coding sequence ATGAAGGCGGGTGAAGCCGCGCGCATAACAAAAATAGATATATCTCCTATCGTTACGGCCCGAAACGCCTTGGGGTTGTCACAATCCAGGTTCGCTGAACTTTTAGGGGTCTCCAAGCGCACCTTGCAAGAGTGGGAACAGGGGAGGCGCACACCAACCGGGGCGGCCAAAACGCTTTTGCGTGTCGTGGAACGGCACCCAGACGTACTTAGGGAGCTTGTAGCGTAG
- a CDS encoding ABC transporter substrate-binding protein — MIVVLLAAHSLALAETALDKVSLQLKWSHQFQFAGYYAAAEKGFYREAGLDVEIREAQSSDEPIQNVLSGKADFGVGTTDLLLLRGQGKPVVALAVIFQHSPLALLTRKDSGIDNLHELSGRKLMIESHSAELIAYLQSEGLGFGKYLVAPHSFDIDDLLHGKADAMSVYVTDEPFSLKKAGVAYNLFSPRAAGIDFYGDNLFTTEAQIQNHPERVKAFRAASLKGWEYAMQHPEEIVQLIYSGYGQKHSIDHLRFEAEKMIPLLPELVEIGHMNPGRWRRIAEVCAEQGMMRPDFDFKGFLYDPNQPPDFTWLYATLGGVLVFALMAGGVAFYIFRLNRHLHISEEHYRLLAENTHDVIWILDIKALHFTYVSPSITRLRGYGVEEALRQTIAASFTAKSAKQVDLALAYLWRYGEVMQHSMELEQPCKDGSIIWVDATVSVMRDAKRRPIGLLGITRDITERKRVAEELRRSEILLRTLYDSTSDAVMLLDENGFFKCNKATLTMFGGTELEYFYSKQLADLSSPEQPCGTDSGILANQHIAAAMKNGSVRFEWMHKRVDSDKTFPAEVLLNAMELDGKAVVQAVVRDIAERKQSEEIIRKLAFYDALTQLPNRRLLYDRLSHALSLSKRSGRYGALLFLDLDNFKTLNDRCGHAAGDRLLVEAAHRLSSCVRAIDTVARYGGDEFVVILTELLEYREDSSTQAGMVAEKIRAMLAEPFVLNVEWEDRITSALEHYCSASIGVAMFNDQDIDLDSIINRADRAMYQAKAAGRNMIRFYSA, encoded by the coding sequence GTGATAGTAGTGTTACTCGCCGCCCACTCATTAGCGCTTGCCGAAACGGCGCTTGATAAAGTAAGTTTGCAGCTCAAGTGGTCGCACCAGTTCCAGTTTGCAGGCTATTACGCGGCAGCGGAAAAAGGCTTTTACCGCGAAGCCGGGCTGGATGTTGAAATCCGGGAAGCGCAGAGCAGCGATGAGCCCATACAGAACGTATTGAGCGGTAAAGCCGATTTTGGCGTTGGCACCACCGATTTACTGCTACTGCGCGGACAAGGCAAGCCGGTTGTAGCGCTGGCGGTCATTTTTCAGCATTCGCCCTTGGCGTTGCTCACGCGCAAGGACTCGGGGATCGATAATCTGCACGAATTGAGCGGGCGAAAACTGATGATAGAATCTCATTCCGCCGAGCTGATTGCCTATCTGCAAAGCGAAGGACTGGGTTTTGGCAAATATCTTGTGGCGCCCCATAGCTTCGACATCGACGATCTGCTCCATGGCAAAGCAGACGCCATGTCGGTCTATGTAACGGATGAACCGTTCTCCCTGAAAAAAGCGGGCGTCGCCTATAATTTATTCTCGCCACGCGCCGCGGGTATCGATTTTTATGGCGATAATTTGTTCACCACCGAAGCGCAGATACAGAATCACCCCGAGCGCGTGAAAGCGTTTCGGGCCGCCAGCCTGAAAGGTTGGGAATACGCCATGCAGCACCCCGAAGAGATCGTGCAACTGATTTACAGCGGTTACGGTCAAAAACACAGCATCGATCACCTGCGCTTCGAAGCGGAAAAAATGATTCCGCTGCTGCCGGAGCTGGTGGAAATCGGGCACATGAACCCCGGACGCTGGCGCCGTATCGCCGAGGTCTGCGCGGAACAGGGGATGATGCGGCCGGATTTTGATTTTAAAGGTTTCTTGTACGACCCGAACCAGCCGCCCGATTTTACCTGGCTTTATGCGACTCTGGGCGGAGTGCTGGTGTTTGCGTTGATGGCGGGTGGCGTGGCGTTCTATATTTTTCGTCTTAACCGCCATCTGCATATCAGCGAGGAACACTATCGCCTGCTGGCGGAAAACACTCACGACGTAATCTGGATTCTCGACATCAAGGCTCTGCATTTCACTTATGTCAGCCCATCTATTACCCGGTTGCGCGGTTACGGCGTCGAGGAGGCGCTGCGGCAAACCATAGCGGCTTCCTTTACCGCGAAATCGGCCAAACAGGTCGATCTGGCGCTCGCCTATCTCTGGCGCTATGGCGAAGTCATGCAGCATTCCATGGAGCTGGAGCAGCCATGCAAGGACGGCTCTATTATCTGGGTGGATGCAACGGTCAGCGTGATGCGCGATGCAAAACGGCGCCCGATCGGACTGCTCGGGATCACGCGCGACATTACCGAGCGCAAGCGGGTTGCAGAAGAGTTACGCCGCTCGGAAATCCTGCTCCGTACCCTTTACGACTCGACCAGCGACGCAGTCATGCTGCTGGATGAAAACGGCTTTTTCAAGTGCAACAAAGCGACGCTGACTATGTTTGGCGGCACTGAACTGGAATACTTCTACTCAAAACAGCTTGCCGATCTGTCTTCGCCGGAACAGCCGTGCGGAACCGATTCCGGGATACTGGCAAACCAGCATATCGCCGCGGCGATGAAAAACGGCAGCGTCCGTTTCGAATGGATGCATAAGCGGGTCGATAGCGATAAAACATTTCCCGCCGAGGTGTTGCTGAATGCGATGGAGCTGGACGGGAAAGCCGTTGTTCAGGCGGTTGTGCGTGATATCGCCGAGCGCAAGCAGTCCGAGGAAATCATACGCAAACTGGCTTTCTACGATGCATTGACCCAATTACCCAATCGCCGTTTGTTATACGATCGGCTGTCCCATGCGCTTTCCTTAAGTAAACGCAGCGGCCGATACGGTGCGCTGTTGTTTCTGGATCTGGATAACTTCAAAACGCTCAACGATCGATGCGGGCATGCGGCAGGCGATAGACTATTGGTGGAAGCGGCGCATCGTTTGAGTAGTTGCGTGCGCGCCATAGACACGGTGGCGCGCTATGGCGGCGATGAGTTCGTGGTCATACTTACGGAGCTGCTAGAATACCGAGAGGATTCTTCAACGCAAGCCGGCATGGTTGCGGAAAAAATTCGCGCCATGCTGGCCGAGCCATTTGTACTGAATGTCGAGTGGGAAGACCGTATCACGAGCGCACTCGAGCATTATTGCAGCGCCAGTATCGGCGTAGCGATGTTTAACGATCAGGACATCGACCTGGACAGCATTATCAATCGCGCCGACCGGGCGATGTATCAGGCAAAAGCGGCAGGGCGCAATATGATACGGTTTTACTCTGCATGA
- a CDS encoding HesA/MoeB/ThiF family protein, whose translation MEDNQLLRYSRQIMLPQIDIAGQQKLLDSRVLIIGLGGLGSPAALYLCAAGVGQLALNDFDNVDLSNLQRQVLHNSAAIGLPKVESAQKQLHELNPETQIIALNRRFEPDELLEQVELADIVLDCSDNFTTRFAVNAACVQTSTALVSGAVIRFEGQLAVFTPGLNDSPCYNCLYSKNGEQEESCARNGIVAPLPGIVGSMQALEAIKWLLNIGRSPVGKLQIFDALNSEWHRLTLRRDPACPSCGP comes from the coding sequence ATGGAAGACAACCAGCTACTCCGCTACAGCCGCCAAATCATGCTGCCGCAAATCGACATCGCAGGCCAGCAAAAACTGCTGGATTCCCGCGTATTGATTATCGGTCTGGGCGGTCTCGGCTCTCCGGCAGCACTGTATTTGTGTGCGGCAGGCGTAGGACAACTGGCGCTGAACGATTTCGATAACGTCGATTTAAGCAACCTGCAACGGCAAGTCTTGCACAACAGCGCGGCTATCGGTCTGCCCAAAGTGGAATCGGCGCAAAAACAGCTTCATGAGTTGAACCCGGAAACGCAAATTATCGCCCTGAATCGCCGCTTTGAACCGGACGAACTGCTGGAACAGGTCGAACTGGCCGACATCGTGCTCGATTGCTCCGATAACTTTACCACGCGCTTTGCCGTCAACGCCGCCTGTGTCCAGACCTCCACGGCGCTGGTATCGGGCGCGGTAATCCGCTTCGAAGGCCAGTTGGCGGTATTCACGCCGGGATTAAACGATAGCCCTTGTTACAACTGCCTTTACAGCAAGAACGGCGAGCAGGAAGAAAGCTGCGCCCGCAACGGCATAGTCGCACCGCTGCCCGGCATCGTCGGCAGCATGCAGGCGCTGGAAGCAATTAAATGGCTGCTGAACATAGGGCGCTCCCCGGTGGGGAAGCTACAGATATTCGATGCGCTGAACAGCGAATGGCATCGCCTGACGCTACGGCGCGACCCGGCTTGTCCGAGCTGCGGACCCTGA
- a CDS encoding IS5 family transposase has translation MADRLEISAEDWNVIYPILVKHRHVRSTSEEQCRAFLVAVLQILRSGSQWRLLPEAHGKWNSVFKRFSRWSKHGVWQSLFAGCIHHPDLQSVFIDSTINRAHPCAGGAAGSNAEDEALGRSKGGFTTRIHAITDALGNPLEFLLTGGQASDIGQAETLPALTPAGARAFVGDKGYDSDALVQAIVARDMKAVIPPRCNRNKVRECDWFIYKERHLIECFFNKIRHYRRIFSRFEKTARNYMAFLHFVSALIWLR, from the coding sequence ATGGCTGACCGACTCGAAATTAGCGCCGAAGACTGGAACGTTATCTATCCCATACTGGTGAAACATCGGCATGTCCGATCGACGTCCGAGGAACAGTGCCGGGCCTTTCTGGTTGCCGTTCTGCAAATTCTTCGATCGGGATCGCAATGGCGTTTGCTGCCGGAAGCGCATGGCAAGTGGAACTCCGTGTTCAAGCGTTTTTCCCGCTGGAGCAAGCATGGGGTTTGGCAGTCGCTGTTCGCCGGATGCATCCATCATCCTGATTTGCAAAGCGTGTTTATCGATTCCACCATCAACCGGGCTCATCCCTGCGCTGGTGGCGCGGCGGGCAGCAATGCCGAGGATGAAGCCTTGGGACGATCGAAGGGCGGCTTTACTACCAGGATTCACGCCATCACCGATGCCTTGGGGAATCCCCTCGAATTCTTACTGACCGGAGGGCAGGCCAGCGACATTGGACAGGCTGAAACCTTGCCGGCGCTGACGCCGGCGGGTGCGCGTGCGTTTGTCGGTGACAAAGGCTATGACAGCGATGCGCTCGTCCAGGCCATCGTAGCGAGAGATATGAAAGCCGTCATTCCTCCGCGCTGCAATCGAAACAAGGTACGCGAGTGCGATTGGTTTATTTACAAAGAACGCCATCTGATTGAATGCTTCTTCAACAAAATCAGACATTACCGACGAATATTTTCGCGTTTTGAAAAAACAGCTCGCAACTACATGGCCTTCCTTCACTTCGTCTCAGCTCTCATTTGGTTGCGGTGA